The genomic window ATTTTATGTTAAATCTTGCATGCAGATGCCAATGTTTTGCGCACAATAATATCTATCTGTTTTGCATGTTCTTGCTCATGGATGCAGGTATACCTTTCTCTGCACAGTTTCCTCTAAATGTCTAGAAGATTGAAAACTAAACATAAAATAGTCCTCGAAATCAAGGTGAGGAATATGATTTCAGTCAATAGGGACTATAAAAAGTGATGGTCAATCCAAGGGGCGGagctcaattttttcttgtttACACAACCTCCAACATGGGAAAAACTTTTTTGGGCATTTTCTTTAACATTGTTTGCCCTAAAAGTATGCTGTATTTGGTTTTGAAGGTCTTACAATTTCGATATTTCAGAAAAGAATAAATGATTGAGAGAAACTCCCAAATCGCTTTCAGGTATGTAGACACTAGCTGCTTTCACCGAAGATATAAAATGGTTATCTTGAGATTAGAGTTATAGTGACTGCCTGAAATATAGAAATCTTGAATTCTAATGTAGATTTGAAAGCTAAATATATAGATCTTTAAGGAAGGCTCTCCAAGCCTGAAACATGCACGCATGCAAGGacgtagatacatacatatatatgtgtacatgCATCGATACACTTGCATGCACCTACATTTGCAAACACGCAAACACAGCAAAGAGAAAAATCTACATCTGCAGTTTATGTGAAGAATCACACATGGAACAATAAGTGGAAGGTTATTAGGCCCAAAACTCAACAACTTAAACCTTTAGGTTGCATTGAGATTCAACTTGCATATAAAGACCTTCACCTTGAAATTAGCAGTTACAGTGGTGACATGTGATCTAGTGGAATCGAGTCGTGGTGGCTGTGATGCGTCGAGCAGGTGCAGCAAGCGGACTCATGAAATAAGGTGCTGGGTTTAAATCCAGTTTATCATCCTAGGAATAGGTTACCCAGAGTTAGTGATGCAAGAAAAAGGAATAAATTATCCTAGGCGACTGAAATGGTAAATGGGgtttcactcaaaaaaaaaaaaaaagggctgaaCTATTAAGCAATTGATTTATCCCAAACTTTAGATGGGAACCACAGCTTAATTGTGTGTGAAGTAAGTATCTGAGATGGATTTGAAGATTAAGGCCCTACTTAGCAACATCTGTGGTCAGATGGCTAGCAAGAATGAGTTAAAGGAAATCATTACATATAGCAGCCCAACATAAACACGTAACATAGAGTTTATGAGAAAACCAGGAGGTTAGACAATAGGAGCAGCATTTCAAGGACGTTCATAAGCCAATGAACCTGAGATAAGGACAAGGTTGCACTTACAATAAAGCCAAAGGACAACAGCGGTCATTCCATGGAAAGCTTAAGGATGAGCCATGTATACTCCCCCCCGAGTTTCAGGGACACTAGGAACAATACCCCGTGATTCTTTTTTGATGGAAGGAATAGTCCATGATTCTCAAAGCCTTCTCTCATGTATAAAAGTAAGAACCCCTGCGCATAGAAGTCTGAACACCATCCATCCATTCTCCACTCCAAGAATGCCATTCCACCATCTTTCCTTCTCCACCATCCTCCACTCCCTCTCCCAAACGCCCCACAGGCTTAGGAGGAGAGCGTTGGTTACGTGGACCCCAGACCAGGAGCTCAACCAAGTGAGGGAAAGATCAGGGGcagacatgaagaggaagctggaGTGGTATGACCTTGTGGCACTCGGTGTGGGAGGGATGCTTGGTGCTGGAGTCTTCGTGACGACAGGCAGGGTCGCCCATGAGGTCACAGGCCCTGCCGTCTTTGTTTCATACATCATTGCAGGAATATCAGCACTCCTTTCTTCACTGTGTTACACTGAGTTCTCCGTCGAGACACCGGTCGCCGGTGGTGCTTTTAGTTATCTAAGGATAACATTCGGTATGGTCGCTTGAACTTGTAAATATTATTGTCCTCACTTACCGGTAAGGACTTCATTTTATGTTCATATTTGAAATCTTATAGGAGAGTTTGTGGGCTATTTTGGAGGGGCAAATATATTAATGGAGTATGTTCTATCAAACGCAGCAGTGGCAAGAAACTTTACTGAGTATTTGAGCAGTGCCTTTGGTTCGCATAACGCGAGCTCATGGAGGGTTGAAGTGTCTGGCCTAGCCAAGGACTATAACCAACTGGATTTCCCTGctgttgttcttcttcttcttctcactcTATGCCTTTGTCATGGGTATGAGTGCTGGACGgttgttatttattttttcatgttaTGTTTCTTTCCGAGCgtgtgattttttattttgaagtcGGTATGCTTTTAAGCGTTTTCTTATCTGTGAGATAGTGGGTGTTTATTCATCGTTTTGTTTCCTTCATTACAAGGTGCGGTCTgcgtttgattttgatattaaaaaCCTATAAGTTATGTCTTTGACTAATTTGTTGATGATGATATTGTTTTTAATGCCTCTTTTATTGGTCACCTATTTTGTCTCCATGCATCACCAGTATCTATATTTATGGTCATTATTATCGTGTCAATATGATATACCATAGAGAAGTTTTTTTACTCCTAACGATGATGGAATAACAAGTATTCTTGTTGGGATTTCAGCACAAAGGAGAGCTCCATGTTGAACCTTGTGATGACTGTCTTTCATGTGATCTTCTTTGGATTTATTATTGTTGCTGGTTTCTGCAACGGGAGTCCAAGAAATTTGGTAAAGCCTAAAGGGCTGCTTCCCTTTGGTGCGAGAGGGATTCTTGATGGAGCAGCCATAGTATACTTCAGCTACATTGGCTATGATTCCGTGTCAACCATGGCAGAAGAGATTAGGAACCCCTCAAAAAGCCTTCCTATTGGCATTGCCGGCTCCGTGCTAATCGTCTCCACACTCTATTGTCTGTTGGCCTTGGCTTTGTGCTTCATGATTCCTTACAATGAGGTAATGAACtttttctttcctatttttttatttttgtgtcTGTGGTTTGGGGGAATGTGAAGGGACCTTTCACTTGAATGTCAGTGTGCATGTGtgcgtgagagagagaaagagagagagagggagggggggggggggggggggagagagagagagagatctagaAAGAGAGTTTTCAGAGCCAAAAGTGATGCTTTGAAGCCTAACCGTGTTATAGACAAGTAGTTGTTAGGATTATTCCTCAGTAAAATGGTTAGTGGAATAAATAAATACAATCACACAGAAACTTTTGCAGAAAGATCTTCTAATTTTACTTGATAAAAGTAGTACGTACTATGATGAATGCCCATCTGGGAAGCCATTGTATTAACTGGATCGATCTTACTTAAGATTATCTTGTGTGCAGATATCAGTGAACGCATCGTTTTCTTCGGCTTTCCAGAAGAAGGTGGGTTGGAAGTGGGCGAGCAAAACCATTGGAGCTGGGGCGAGCTTGGGTATCGTGGCGTCCCTCCTGGTTGCCATGCTAGGCCAGGCAAGATACCTGTGTGTCATTGCGAGAGCTCGGCTGGTGCCACTCTGGTTCGCCAAAGTGCACCCTTCTACCGGTACCCCAATGAATGCAACAATCTTCTTGGGTAGGAACTGCAACATAATCTCTCGCTATACATGATTTCAAACAAAGCTTGCTAGTGGTCTTGCTTTTTCTGAAATGGCCTCATATATATATACAGTGGTTACTCAAGAGACCACTATAGAAACATGTATTAAAAACATATTTGTTATTTAGAAAGCCAAGAATTTCACCTAGAAACACCAAATGATGGATAATTTCAGTCATATTTAGACTATATAGGACTGCTGTAGGCTTTATCTTTAGCCAGTGTTTTTCATTGTTTCGAAGATTATAGAAGAGGAGATGCCTAAGGGATGATCCCGCTACAATAGGCACCCCACTAAACCCTTGTGAGATAACCTCTACATTATCTGCAGCCTTGTTGCTTTCTCTACTAATCTGGTAGACTTCATAAGATCAAGCTTATATATATTTCCAACAGATCGATGATCCCCGTGATTTCCCTTTTTTAACTCGAAATAATAATATCAATTCACAAAAAAGTTTAATTTTAAGAGGACTGACTGGTTGAAGTATGTTTCTAGCTATTATCAAAGCTTATCAACGCAAGAGTAAACTAAAACAAGAATTCCATGGTCCGACATGATGCAGGACTCTTCACAGCATCAATTGCGCTGTTCACAGAACTTGAGATAGTGCTGGAAATGATATCAATTGGGACGCTGCTGGTCTTCTACTTGGTAGCCAATGCACTAGTCTATCGGCGCTATGTGAAAGTCGGCAGGAACCGCCCACTCCCCACTCTCCTTTTCCTGCTGCTCCTCACGTCAAGCTCCATTGGCTTCTCCTTATCATGGAAGCTCAATGAAGGATACTGGTGGGAGATGGCTTTGTTTGGTGGTGCCTCCATTCTTGTCACTGCTTTTTTTCATCATAGAGTCCCTTGCAATCACCGGCCGTCGGAGTGGTCGGTGCCATTCATGCCATGGCCGGCTGCAGCCTCCATCTTCCTCAATGTTTTTCTCATGACTGCTCTCAAAGCAAAGGCTTTCGTGAGATTTGCAGTGTGGAGTTTTGTGATCACATTGTTCTATGCGTTGTATGGGGTGCACTCCACATACCATGCGGAAGAAATGGAGATGGAGAGGGGAATAGATCAAGGAAATGCAAACCCATCTTCCCATGATCACCAAGCTGCCAAACTGGACGTACAGGTGCCTTAGTTCATCATAGTAGCTGAACTTTGTTGCCTTCTTGGGCGCCCTCCAGTGCATGAGATATTGGACTCCTACTTCaggaaaaataaaaaggggaGATCGAGAAAAACCTCTCTGAagggccattgaggaggcttagACCAAAATAGAGGTAGATCTCCCTTAAATGGTCTTAtgtttttcctttaggtttcctTCTTTTTACAAGCCATGATCGTGAGATATATGCATAGCGGGCACAAAAAAGCGTGTGAACCCTATGGTTTCAGAAAAGAATGTTCTCAATCAGCAGGAGTGGTTTTAGGTCTTCTATAATTAGTTTTGGTCTTGGTCTCAATCATATTGTAGTttccacttaaaaaaaaaaaggtattttggtaatttgcttttttttttttttttccttcattttccTCATCTTGCCTTATAGTTCATGTACCTCCTCCAGTGCAATCACTAATAGTGGACTTTATTTGCTGTTGAACTGCATTGTTAGGACTAGGGTCTGGTTGGAGGACTATTTCCAGCTCAGATCTGCTACAAATGTGATATGTTTGGATTTGGATCAGAGCGCATGACTGAGATAAAAAGATGATGCTTCAgtaccaaaaataaataaatggtgCTTATCTGCCTATGCCTTCTCTCCAATGTGCGCTCCAGAAAAAGCTCAGAGAAGTGAAGAATTTTCAATTATCTGGATGCCCCCATAATTTTTTGTTCAGCTGTCCGAACAAGGCCGGCTGTTTGTAAAGCTTTAAGCAAAGCTATACTCAAAAGGCTCGGATCTTATTCCACCAAAAACTTCCCAGAGAAATGCCAACAGAAGTGCTTGAATGCACTTGTTTCTTTTGGAGAGAAATTGGATACACTAATTTTCGTGCCAAGCTTCTTGTAAAAGTTTTGCTCACCTGAAAAAGATATGAAGCAAATTAACTCTGGCATTCATCAACGGCTATTTTCCTTTTCATCCCAGGCAGGGGAGAGAGTTGACCTCGGCAACCATAATTTGATTCTAGGTTTCTTGGTCCCCTCCATCGTACTTCAATTACCTTGGGTCCTAGCTCAATCTCCGATTCCTTGTCACATACTTCTTATAAATTAGAAACATAACATCTTGGGTGAATTGTGTGTCAATTATTAAAGAATGCAATATTCGACAAGCGTAGAAATTTCTGGGACCACTCAATTTGTAATTGAGAAAGCATCCCACCCACCCACCCAGACCGCATTACAACCATCTCAATGTTTAAGGAAAATATAACAATGCATGAGGGTGGCAGACATGCATCCACATTAGAGATGCTTTGGTCTGACTTTGTTCTATTATCCGCGATTACACTCTCCCAATGTCATTTACTTCTTGCTTGTCTTACAATGTGGAGTCTGTGCTACCATTACTAACTCTGTTACTTCTGGTCCCTCAGTATAGGATTTGACAATATTCCAAGGCAAAGAACAATGCTGTCCACATATGATAAGCTAATCTGGCAGCAAATCACTTTCAGCTTGTGGATAACTCTTTCTTAAGCTTGAGCCTGTCTGCAGCAAATTCTAAAGAAAATGCAGATGAACATGAACTACCAATAAGCATCAGATTAGTGATTAATAGTTCTCGACATTCAGAGAATCGATGAAGATTcaggaatcaaaaatcaatgcAATCAGTTGCTCGGTCGAGTTACCCAATTTAGCATGCACGAGGAAGACTGAAAAGCTGTACAGATTCTACCCCACATTAACTGGATAATTGTAATCTACTCTCTCATGCTGATAATATCAGCCACAGGACCGCAAAACCGTATCAAAGTCGCCAAGGACCACCTAAAGCCGAGCATCTAGGAGAAGATTTCAACTTTCCAACTGCATGATTGATTAAGTCGATGAGCTGCTAAAGTTTCATTATTATGATTCCATTCAGGAAATGGCCAAATCATAGCAATCAATCAATTTGCACAAAGTAGCAATGCTAGGACCACATGCCTTCTCAGCTAATGGTCCCAAGTCGAAGCCTTTTTAAGTGCTCACCTGTGACTCATGAAGACTACCCTTATGGCAATTGTTATTCAGTACCAATCAATGCTTCTAATAGTTTGTAATCAAAGGCTCCATGTGGAGTCTTCATTGGATGTCCAGATACTGAGATGGCAATCATGTTGAATGGCTGATCACCTGCAGGCTATCATGCAAAACGCCCCACCATATCCCAGTTATAAAGCACCATATACCATGCCCCTAAAATAATCGCAGTGCAACAGAACTAGAAGCTGTTTTGAGTTTCTGTCTGAAAATAGATTCATGTTTGTTAAAATGGAAAAAGACAGCAATCAAAGGAGTACGCCTGCAGAACACTTGCATCCAGTAGTCAATACATACCAACTCCTTTAAATTATCACATCAAAACCACAACCTGCCTGGAACCTGGAGGTATTTTCGTTCACGGAGTTCGTGACAGCCGAAAAGATGTCCTAGGATATACCTCAGAATACCTCAAAGCCAGAGAACCAAGTCTTTTCACAAATCCTGCTGAACGTATCCCGTATCAGTATCTTTCAGAACTCGTATGGCCAACAGAAGAGCTTTTATACCTAAAAGCTTAACAACCTCACACAAAGATGGTGAGCCTGAACCGACGGATGGTATGGAGCATACCATACTATACCGGTACCGATACAgacataccataccataccatatAATGACACTATTGGGGCAAGTCCTCGTCACTTAGCTGATCTCATCCAACCAATTTCACCGAAGGCCTACCTCGGTAAAAGCCGATGCCATTGGAAGAATACCAACGTGAAGCTACTGATGTGGAGCCAGATCGTAGAGATCAGCATAAAGCAGGTTTCGACGCAAAGACGGGTTCACCAGAGGGCTGATCTCATCAGAAGACCGTGGTCCCCAAAAAATCGGCCTCATCGAGAAGCCAACCTCGTCTGAAAGCTGAGGTCGGTAGAAGTCCGACCTCAACATCACTTGGATGTGGCAATATTATCCAAGTTAAAAGCTACATCGGCCAACGACCAATCTGTttctccgacgacatcagcgagAAACCAACATACTTGCCTGACGCGACAGTCCTAGTCCGAAAATCGGATTCTTCAACTGCCTACAGCGCCTAATGCTTCA from Elaeis guineensis isolate ETL-2024a chromosome 4, EG11, whole genome shotgun sequence includes these protein-coding regions:
- the LOC105043886 gene encoding cationic amino acid transporter 6, chloroplastic-like isoform X1, whose protein sequence is MYTPPRVSGTLGTIPRDSFLMEGIVHDSQSLLSCIKVRTPAHRSLNTIHPFSTPRMPFHHLSFSTILHSLSQTPHRLRRRALVTWTPDQELNQVRERSGADMKRKLEWYDLVALGVGGMLGAGVFVTTGRVAHEVTGPAVFVSYIIAGISALLSSLCYTEFSVETPVAGGAFSYLRITFGEFVGYFGGANILMEYVLSNAAVARNFTEYLSSAFGSHNASSWRVEVSGLAKDYNQLDFPAVVLLLLLTLCLCHGTKESSMLNLVMTVFHVIFFGFIIVAGFCNGSPRNLVKPKGLLPFGARGILDGAAIVYFSYIGYDSVSTMAEEIRNPSKSLPIGIAGSVLIVSTLYCLLALALCFMIPYNEISVNASFSSAFQKKVGWKWASKTIGAGASLGIVASLLVAMLGQARYLCVIARARLVPLWFAKVHPSTGTPMNATIFLGLFTASIALFTELEIVLEMISIGTLLVFYLVANALVYRRYVKVGRNRPLPTLLFLLLLTSSSIGFSLSWKLNEGYWWEMALFGGASILVTAFFHHRVPCNHRPSEWSVPFMPWPAAASIFLNVFLMTALKAKAFVRFAVWSFVITLFYALYGVHSTYHAEEMEMERGIDQGNANPSSHDHQAAKLDVQVP
- the LOC105043886 gene encoding cationic amino acid transporter 6, chloroplastic-like isoform X2 — encoded protein: MYTPPRVSGTLGTIPRDSFLMEGIVHDSQSLLSCIKVRTPAHRSLNTIHPFSTPRMPFHHLSFSTILHSLSQTPHRLRRRALVTWTPDQELNQVRERSGADMKRKLEWYDLVALGVGGMLGAGVFVTTGRVAHEVTGPAVFVSYIIAGISALLSSLCYTEFSVETPVAGGAFSYLRITFAVARNFTEYLSSAFGSHNASSWRVEVSGLAKDYNQLDFPAVVLLLLLTLCLCHGTKESSMLNLVMTVFHVIFFGFIIVAGFCNGSPRNLVKPKGLLPFGARGILDGAAIVYFSYIGYDSVSTMAEEIRNPSKSLPIGIAGSVLIVSTLYCLLALALCFMIPYNEISVNASFSSAFQKKVGWKWASKTIGAGASLGIVASLLVAMLGQARYLCVIARARLVPLWFAKVHPSTGTPMNATIFLGLFTASIALFTELEIVLEMISIGTLLVFYLVANALVYRRYVKVGRNRPLPTLLFLLLLTSSSIGFSLSWKLNEGYWWEMALFGGASILVTAFFHHRVPCNHRPSEWSVPFMPWPAAASIFLNVFLMTALKAKAFVRFAVWSFVITLFYALYGVHSTYHAEEMEMERGIDQGNANPSSHDHQAAKLDVQVP
- the LOC105043886 gene encoding cationic amino acid transporter 6, chloroplastic-like isoform X3: MYTPPRVSGTLGTIPRDSFLMEGIVHDSQSLLSCIKVRTPAHRSLNTIHPFSTPRMPFHHLSFSTILHSLSQTPHRLRRRALVTWTPDQELNQVRERSGADMKRKLEWYDLVALGVGGMLGAGVFVTTGRVAHEVTGPAVFVSYIIAGISALLSSLCYTEFSVETPVAGGAFSYLRITFVARNFTEYLSSAFGSHNASSWRVEVSGLAKDYNQLDFPAVVLLLLLTLCLCHGTKESSMLNLVMTVFHVIFFGFIIVAGFCNGSPRNLVKPKGLLPFGARGILDGAAIVYFSYIGYDSVSTMAEEIRNPSKSLPIGIAGSVLIVSTLYCLLALALCFMIPYNEISVNASFSSAFQKKVGWKWASKTIGAGASLGIVASLLVAMLGQARYLCVIARARLVPLWFAKVHPSTGTPMNATIFLGLFTASIALFTELEIVLEMISIGTLLVFYLVANALVYRRYVKVGRNRPLPTLLFLLLLTSSSIGFSLSWKLNEGYWWEMALFGGASILVTAFFHHRVPCNHRPSEWSVPFMPWPAAASIFLNVFLMTALKAKAFVRFAVWSFVITLFYALYGVHSTYHAEEMEMERGIDQGNANPSSHDHQAAKLDVQVP